A window of Pedobacter lusitanus contains these coding sequences:
- a CDS encoding cob(I)yrinic acid a,c-diamide adenosyltransferase, translated as MKIYTKTGDKGQTSLIGGTRVPKFHLRIECYGTVDELNSYVGLIQCQDIDIHAKQVLKEIQDRLFTIGASLAADPEKSKMKIPDLNLTDITLLEEEMDKMNEILPELKHFVLPGGNTVVSYCHIARCICRRAERLTVHLATESFVDDKVTIYLNRLSDYLFVLARKLGFDDKTDESIWLPRL; from the coding sequence ATGAAGATATATACCAAAACCGGTGATAAGGGACAAACCTCGTTAATCGGGGGGACACGTGTCCCAAAATTTCATCTCCGTATAGAATGTTATGGTACGGTAGATGAGCTGAATTCATATGTTGGCCTGATTCAATGTCAGGATATTGACATACATGCAAAACAGGTACTAAAGGAAATTCAGGATCGTTTATTCACCATAGGTGCTTCACTGGCTGCTGATCCGGAAAAATCAAAGATGAAAATCCCCGATTTAAATCTGACTGATATCACGCTGCTTGAAGAAGAGATGGACAAAATGAACGAAATTTTGCCTGAACTGAAGCACTTTGTATTGCCAGGAGGAAATACTGTAGTTTCTTATTGTCATATAGCCCGGTGTATTTGCAGAAGAGCAGAAAGACTGACCGTACATCTGGCCACAGAAAGTTTTGTTGATGATAAGGTTACCATATACTTAAACAGATTAAGCGATTATCTGTTTGTTCTGGCAAGAAAGCTTGGTTTTGATGATAAAACAGATGAAAGTATCTGGTTGCCAAGACTATAA
- the kdsB gene encoding 3-deoxy-manno-octulosonate cytidylyltransferase has product MAKLGIIPARYASTRFPGKPLIDINGKSMIQRVYEQACSSASLDKVVIATDDERIITEIKRFGGDYALTRADHQSGTDRCAEVAANFSGFDVIINIQGDEPYIDPVQIDLLSSCFEDPQVKLATLVKEIHHEEELFNPNIPKVVLNAAQEAIYFSRQTIPFIRNAAPQDWVKTFQFYKHIGIYGYTTETLLKITQLKPSLLEIAESLEQLRWIENGYKIQTRVTDLETIAIDTPEDLEKIVKIKGN; this is encoded by the coding sequence ATGGCTAAACTAGGAATTATCCCGGCCCGGTACGCGTCCACGCGGTTTCCGGGTAAACCATTGATTGATATCAATGGCAAGAGCATGATTCAGCGGGTTTATGAACAGGCCTGCAGTTCGGCCAGCCTGGACAAAGTTGTCATAGCTACCGATGATGAAAGGATAATTACCGAAATAAAACGCTTTGGAGGAGACTATGCCTTAACCCGGGCAGATCACCAGAGCGGTACAGACCGTTGTGCCGAAGTAGCTGCAAACTTCAGCGGCTTTGATGTGATCATCAATATTCAGGGTGATGAGCCTTATATTGATCCGGTACAGATTGACCTGCTGAGCTCCTGTTTTGAAGATCCGCAGGTAAAATTAGCCACCCTGGTTAAGGAAATTCATCATGAAGAAGAATTGTTCAATCCTAATATTCCTAAAGTAGTACTGAATGCTGCACAGGAAGCTATATATTTCAGCAGACAGACTATCCCGTTTATCAGAAATGCGGCTCCGCAAGACTGGGTAAAGACTTTTCAGTTTTACAAACACATCGGGATTTATGGCTACACCACAGAAACGTTGTTAAAAATCACACAGCTCAAGCCTTCCCTGCTGGAAATTGCAGAAAGTCTTGAACAACTGCGGTGGATAGAAAACGGCTATAAAATCCAAACCAGAGTAACTGATCTGGAGACCATTGCCATCGACACTCCCGAAGATCTGGAGAAGATTGTTAAAATCAAGGGCAATTAA
- a CDS encoding CTP synthase, whose translation MTKYIFVTGGVTSSLGKGIISASLAKLLQARGYRVTIQKFDPYINIDPGTLNPYEHGECYVTEDGAETDLDLGHYERFLNVPTSQANNITTGRIYQNVINKERQGEYLGKTVQVVPHITDEIKRNMRILGETGDYDIVITELGGTVGDIESLPFIEAVRQFKWEAGANNAIVIHLTLIPYLAAAGELKTKPTQHSVKALLEYGIQPDILVCRTEQHITMDIRKKIALFCNVNVNAVIESIDASSIYSVPLLMMKEQLDKTVLSKLKLAQKNEPDMESWKDFLGRLKNPTAEVRVGLVGKYVELPDAYKSIIEAFIHAGAKNECKVRVEYIHSEELSADNAKEKLGHLDGVLVAPGFGSRGIEGKIDAIRYVRENNVPFFGICLGMQCAVIEFGRNVLGLKTANTTEIDELTIDPVINMMEDQKTVTTKGGTMRLGSYPCDLKKGTKAFAAYGKQHINERHRHRYEFNSAYLNQYEEAGMIASGTNPDSHLVEIVELKNHPFFVGGQFHPELKSTVANPHPLFVKFVAAAMEYAKKKTN comes from the coding sequence ATGACTAAGTATATTTTTGTTACGGGCGGTGTTACTTCCTCATTAGGTAAGGGCATCATCTCCGCTTCATTGGCCAAACTTTTACAAGCAAGAGGTTACCGTGTAACCATTCAGAAATTCGATCCGTATATCAATATTGATCCGGGAACTTTAAACCCATATGAGCATGGCGAATGCTACGTAACAGAAGACGGTGCAGAAACTGATTTAGACTTAGGTCATTATGAGCGTTTTTTAAATGTTCCTACCTCACAGGCTAATAATATCACCACTGGTCGTATTTATCAGAATGTAATCAACAAGGAGCGTCAGGGTGAATACCTGGGAAAAACAGTTCAGGTTGTTCCGCATATCACTGATGAGATCAAACGTAATATGCGTATCCTTGGTGAAACCGGTGATTATGATATTGTGATCACTGAACTGGGTGGAACTGTCGGAGATATCGAATCTCTTCCATTCATTGAAGCTGTAAGACAATTTAAATGGGAAGCTGGCGCGAATAACGCTATAGTGATCCACTTAACACTGATCCCTTATTTAGCTGCAGCTGGTGAACTTAAAACAAAGCCTACACAGCACTCTGTTAAAGCATTACTGGAATATGGTATTCAGCCGGATATTTTAGTATGCCGTACCGAGCAGCATATTACTATGGATATCCGTAAAAAGATCGCCTTGTTCTGTAATGTAAACGTAAATGCAGTAATTGAATCTATTGATGCTTCATCAATCTATTCTGTTCCATTATTAATGATGAAGGAACAACTGGATAAAACAGTATTGAGCAAACTTAAACTGGCACAGAAAAACGAGCCGGATATGGAAAGCTGGAAGGACTTTTTAGGTAGACTTAAAAACCCTACAGCCGAAGTCAGAGTTGGTCTGGTAGGTAAATATGTTGAATTACCGGATGCCTATAAATCAATTATCGAAGCATTTATTCATGCGGGTGCTAAAAATGAATGTAAAGTAAGAGTAGAATACATTCATTCAGAAGAATTAAGTGCTGATAATGCAAAAGAAAAACTGGGTCATCTTGATGGTGTTTTAGTTGCTCCCGGATTTGGTAGCCGTGGTATTGAAGGAAAAATTGATGCTATTCGTTATGTCCGTGAAAACAATGTTCCTTTCTTTGGTATCTGTTTAGGTATGCAATGTGCGGTTATTGAATTTGGCCGTAACGTACTGGGCTTAAAAACTGCCAATACTACAGAGATTGATGAACTGACTATTGACCCTGTGATCAATATGATGGAAGATCAGAAGACAGTAACGACCAAAGGTGGTACCATGCGTCTGGGTTCTTATCCATGTGATCTTAAAAAAGGAACCAAAGCTTTTGCTGCTTATGGTAAACAACATATCAACGAACGTCACAGACATCGTTATGAGTTTAACAGTGCTTATTTAAATCAGTACGAAGAAGCTGGTATGATTGCTTCAGGTACTAATCCGGACAGTCATTTAGTAGAAATTGTAGAGCTTAAAAACCATCCGTTTTTTGTTGGTGGACAATTTCATCCGGAATTAAAATCAACAGTTGCTAATCCTCACCCACTTTTTGTTAAATTTGTCGCCGCTGCGATGGAGTATGCGAAGAAAAAAACAAACTAA
- the yidC gene encoding membrane protein insertase YidC, whose translation MDKNTFTGLFLIMIVLAGSFYFFKPSEAEMKKERERISLDSAGKAGVKPAALAENAPAPQLDSAALKGPFGTSISGTATTSVLENDALKLTFTNKGGKIKAVEVKGEKTYLDKPVVLFDGDENIFGLTLNVGGKLVKTNDLYFTATKTGNSMVMRANYNADKYIEFVYDLQPNSHNVGFNINLKGMNQVIQRDSISLDWETVLLQQEKSLKNEQQYSAPYYKYVEKNPDHLSIAKDETENLSKAKIEWIAFKQHFFSAVLIPADPFAKVNLGVKILTTPGQVKGYAAKVNLPFNQLDAQSYKMKFYFGTNQFKVLKAQGQEIEKLVEMGYWPLKYINRFVVLPVFNFLEGFGWNYGLIILILTIALKVVLSPLTYKSYISMAKMRILKPEMDEIKAKVGEDNATLLQQEYLKLYKQVGVNPLGGCLPMLLQLPIVMAFFFFFPNLFELRGQSFLWMHDLSTYDDFIKFGFSIPFIGDHLSLMCVLMTISTLIYTYFNNQVSGATGQMKYIGYIMPIVFLGVLNSYPSGLNYYYFLANMLTFGQQFLIKSMVNDEKIHNILKENKKKPEEQKKKSKFQTRLDDYMRQQQQAKTQEKKDK comes from the coding sequence ATGGATAAAAATACATTCACAGGATTGTTCCTGATCATGATCGTTTTGGCGGGTTCTTTCTATTTCTTCAAGCCTAGTGAGGCTGAAATGAAGAAAGAACGGGAGCGGATATCTCTTGATTCCGCTGGTAAGGCTGGTGTTAAACCTGCTGCCCTTGCTGAAAACGCACCTGCTCCTCAATTAGATTCAGCAGCGCTGAAAGGTCCTTTCGGCACAAGTATTTCTGGTACTGCAACTACAAGTGTATTAGAAAATGATGCTTTAAAATTAACTTTCACTAATAAAGGTGGTAAAATTAAAGCTGTAGAAGTAAAAGGTGAAAAAACTTACCTGGATAAACCGGTAGTATTGTTTGATGGTGACGAGAACATTTTCGGCTTAACCTTAAACGTTGGCGGTAAACTGGTAAAAACCAATGACCTTTATTTCACGGCAACAAAAACAGGTAATTCAATGGTGATGCGTGCTAATTACAACGCAGATAAATACATTGAGTTTGTTTACGATTTACAGCCGAACTCTCATAACGTTGGTTTTAATATCAACTTAAAAGGGATGAACCAGGTTATTCAGAGAGATAGTATCTCACTGGACTGGGAAACTGTATTACTTCAACAGGAAAAATCGTTGAAAAACGAGCAGCAGTATTCTGCTCCTTATTACAAGTATGTAGAAAAGAATCCGGATCATCTGAGCATTGCTAAAGATGAAACAGAGAATCTTTCTAAAGCCAAAATTGAGTGGATTGCCTTTAAGCAACACTTTTTCTCAGCTGTGCTGATTCCTGCTGATCCTTTTGCAAAAGTGAATCTGGGTGTAAAAATCTTAACTACACCAGGTCAGGTAAAAGGTTATGCTGCAAAAGTAAATCTTCCATTCAACCAGCTTGATGCACAGAGCTACAAGATGAAGTTCTATTTCGGAACCAATCAGTTCAAAGTATTAAAAGCGCAGGGACAGGAAATCGAGAAACTGGTAGAAATGGGTTACTGGCCATTGAAATACATCAACAGATTTGTTGTATTGCCAGTATTTAACTTCCTTGAAGGTTTCGGATGGAATTACGGTTTGATTATTCTGATCTTAACCATTGCCTTAAAAGTTGTATTGTCACCATTGACTTACAAGTCTTATATCTCTATGGCTAAAATGAGAATATTGAAACCAGAAATGGATGAGATCAAAGCCAAAGTAGGTGAAGACAATGCGACTTTATTACAACAGGAATATCTTAAACTCTACAAACAGGTGGGTGTAAATCCATTGGGTGGTTGTTTACCGATGTTACTGCAGTTACCAATCGTAATGGCTTTCTTCTTCTTCTTCCCGAATTTATTTGAATTAAGAGGACAGAGTTTCTTATGGATGCATGACCTTTCAACTTATGATGACTTCATTAAATTTGGATTTAGTATTCCATTTATTGGTGACCACTTAAGTTTAATGTGTGTATTGATGACTATTTCTACCCTGATTTATACTTATTTCAATAACCAGGTATCAGGCGCTACAGGACAAATGAAATACATCGGTTATATTATGCCAATCGTATTCTTAGGTGTACTGAACAGCTACCCTTCTGGTCTGAACTATTATTATTTCCTGGCAAACATGTTAACCTTTGGTCAGCAGTTCCTGATCAAATCAATGGTTAATGATGAGAAAATTCATAATATTCTTAAGGAAAACAAAAAGAAACCTGAAGAACAAAAGAAAAAATCTAAGTTCCAGACTCGTTTAGACGATTATATGCGTCAGCAACAACAAGCTAAAACTCAGGAAAAAAAGGATAAATAA
- a CDS encoding S9 family peptidase → MQKHFTLIFLLFATATFAQKKPLDHTVYDSWQSIGVKQLSDNGQWAAYSILQQEGDANLYLNNLTTTSKINVPRGEKLRFSADSKFAAFLIKPLFATTRQEKIKKKKADEMTKDSLGFVNLTSAAIVKVPRVKSFKIPENAGNYLAYQKEPLLDTAKKAKTAAEEKEDNANDFFAKEDTKESAKKTGSDLILRNLATGAERTFKYVTDYEFSKNGKQLIFDCIGSKKDKTVKTGVFLLNTEKGTIKTLVNAKGHFKEFIFDEAGEQVAFLGETSPEKKEIKDYSIYFNSLTLDTAQALVDYEIDGMPAKWAVSGDGKLTFSKDGNKLFFGIAPVKKEKDTTLVDFEHAKLDIWGYKDDYLQPIQLKNAAKDAKRSYLSVIDIFSSDPKIVPLTDIKLPEASIVKEGDANFVLAATDYGNRAQTQWTGARISDYYLVDTKTGTRKKIISALDGQATVSPGGNYVLFYNNKTGIWSTYTVATGKTTVLNASINVKFADEDNDVPDDPRVYGIAGWTEEDKQILIYDKYDIWNFTPDGKSAPKNMTNGFGRLNSITFRYEKLDTAAQFISKRDDMWLSAYNNLTKERGFYKTKAGDNKNPELAVMAKFKYSSLVKAKGADRMIYDKANYQTSPNVYVSTDLKTETKLSNTNPQQQNYNWGTAELVKWTTPKGHQSEGILYKPENFDPAKKYPMIAYFYEKLSDGLYSYQAPAPTPSRLNISFFVSNGYLVFAPDISYEKGYPGKSAEEYINSGVESLKKNSWVDGTKIGIQGQSWGGYQVAHLITRTSMYAAAWAGAPVVNMTSAYGGIRWESGMNRQFQYEKTQSRIGATLWEKPELYIENSPLFSLPKVTTPVVIMANDADGAVPWYQGIEMFTGLKRLGKPAWLLNYNNEAHNLVLRQNRKDIQIREQQFFDYYLKGAKAPVWMTTGIPATEKGKTWGFDLTDDKP, encoded by the coding sequence ATGCAGAAACACTTTACTCTTATTTTCTTACTCTTTGCAACCGCTACTTTCGCCCAGAAAAAGCCACTTGACCATACAGTGTATGATTCATGGCAAAGTATTGGCGTCAAACAGTTGTCAGACAATGGACAATGGGCAGCTTATTCCATACTTCAACAGGAAGGTGATGCAAATTTGTACCTGAATAACCTGACTACAACTTCAAAGATAAATGTGCCCAGAGGCGAAAAGCTCAGATTCAGCGCAGATTCAAAATTTGCTGCTTTTTTGATTAAGCCTTTATTTGCGACCACCCGTCAGGAAAAAATCAAAAAGAAGAAAGCGGATGAAATGACGAAAGACTCTTTAGGTTTTGTTAACCTGACCTCTGCTGCAATTGTTAAAGTACCAAGAGTAAAATCATTCAAGATACCTGAAAATGCAGGAAACTATCTGGCTTATCAGAAAGAACCACTATTAGATACTGCTAAAAAAGCTAAAACCGCAGCAGAAGAGAAAGAAGATAATGCCAATGATTTCTTTGCTAAAGAAGATACGAAAGAGTCTGCTAAAAAAACAGGATCAGATCTGATTTTAAGAAATCTGGCAACTGGTGCAGAAAGAACTTTCAAATACGTTACTGATTATGAATTCAGTAAAAATGGAAAACAACTGATCTTTGACTGCATAGGCTCCAAAAAAGATAAAACAGTTAAAACAGGCGTATTTTTACTGAATACAGAAAAAGGAACAATCAAAACACTGGTTAACGCTAAAGGCCATTTCAAAGAATTCATTTTTGATGAAGCAGGTGAGCAGGTTGCCTTTTTAGGTGAGACTTCGCCAGAGAAAAAAGAGATTAAAGATTACAGCATTTATTTCAATTCGCTTACGCTTGATACCGCCCAGGCTTTAGTGGATTATGAAATTGATGGCATGCCAGCCAAATGGGCAGTTAGCGGAGATGGAAAATTGACTTTCAGTAAAGATGGTAACAAGTTGTTTTTCGGTATCGCACCAGTAAAAAAAGAGAAAGACACCACATTGGTTGATTTTGAACATGCAAAACTGGATATATGGGGTTATAAAGATGATTATTTGCAACCTATCCAGTTAAAAAACGCTGCTAAAGACGCTAAAAGAAGTTATTTATCAGTAATCGATATTTTTAGCAGTGACCCTAAAATCGTTCCGTTAACTGACATTAAACTTCCTGAAGCAAGTATCGTTAAAGAAGGTGATGCAAATTTTGTCCTGGCTGCTACAGATTATGGAAATCGTGCGCAAACACAATGGACGGGTGCCAGAATAAGTGATTATTACCTGGTTGATACCAAGACGGGCACCAGAAAAAAAATCATATCTGCTCTGGATGGTCAGGCAACTGTTTCTCCGGGTGGAAATTATGTATTATTCTATAACAATAAAACAGGAATCTGGTCTACTTACACAGTAGCTACAGGCAAAACAACGGTATTAAATGCCAGCATAAATGTAAAATTTGCTGATGAAGACAATGATGTACCGGATGATCCGAGAGTTTACGGTATTGCAGGATGGACTGAAGAAGATAAGCAGATTTTAATCTATGATAAATATGATATCTGGAACTTTACACCAGATGGTAAATCGGCACCAAAAAACATGACTAATGGATTTGGCAGACTGAACAGCATTACTTTCCGTTACGAAAAATTAGATACCGCTGCACAGTTTATCAGCAAAAGAGATGACATGTGGTTAAGTGCCTATAATAACCTAACTAAAGAAAGAGGCTTTTATAAGACAAAAGCAGGTGACAACAAGAATCCTGAATTAGCAGTAATGGCTAAATTCAAATACTCTTCATTGGTTAAAGCTAAAGGAGCAGATCGTATGATCTATGATAAAGCAAATTATCAGACTTCTCCAAATGTATATGTATCAACTGATTTAAAAACAGAGACGAAATTAAGCAATACCAATCCGCAGCAGCAGAATTATAACTGGGGTACTGCAGAGCTGGTTAAATGGACTACACCGAAAGGACATCAGTCTGAAGGTATCTTGTATAAGCCTGAGAATTTTGATCCGGCTAAAAAGTATCCGATGATAGCTTATTTCTATGAGAAACTTTCGGACGGACTTTACAGTTATCAGGCTCCTGCCCCTACTCCATCAAGATTGAATATTTCATTTTTTGTAAGTAATGGCTACCTGGTATTTGCACCGGATATCAGTTATGAAAAAGGATATCCAGGAAAATCTGCTGAAGAATATATCAATTCGGGCGTAGAATCACTGAAAAAGAACAGCTGGGTTGATGGTACTAAAATTGGTATCCAGGGTCAGAGCTGGGGCGGCTATCAGGTTGCCCACCTGATTACACGGACCAGTATGTATGCCGCTGCATGGGCTGGTGCGCCAGTGGTAAACATGACTTCTGCATATGGTGGTATCCGCTGGGAATCGGGAATGAACAGACAATTCCAGTATGAAAAGACACAAAGCAGAATTGGTGCAACTTTATGGGAAAAACCAGAGTTATATATAGAGAACTCTCCTCTTTTCTCGCTTCCTAAAGTGACAACGCCGGTAGTGATTATGGCTAATGACGCTGACGGAGCTGTACCATGGTATCAGGGAATTGAAATGTTTACAGGTCTGAAAAGATTAGGTAAACCTGCATGGTTATTAAATTATAATAATGAAGCGCATAACCTGGTACTTCGTCAAAACAGAAAAGATATCCAGATTCGTGAACAGCAGTTTTTTGATTATTATCTGAAAGGTGCTAAAGCGCCGGTTTGGATGACAACAGGAATTCCTGCTACGGAAAAAGGTAAAACATGGGGTTTTGATCTGACGGACGACAAGCCTTAA
- a CDS encoding DUF2795 domain-containing protein — protein MYWTLELASHLEDAPWPATKDELIDYGIRSGAPVEVIENLQALEDDGEPYETIEEIWPDYPTKDDFFFNEDEY, from the coding sequence ATGTATTGGACATTAGAATTAGCATCGCATTTGGAAGACGCTCCATGGCCTGCAACAAAAGACGAACTTATTGATTACGGTATCAGATCTGGTGCACCGGTAGAAGTTATAGAAAACCTTCAGGCATTAGAAGATGATGGTGAGCCGTATGAAACTATTGAAGAGATCTGGCCGGATTATCCGACTAAAGACGACTTCTTCTTTAATGAAGACGAATATTAA
- a CDS encoding ABC transporter ATP-binding protein — translation MEKPLIDIKEIGRKYVIGTEVIHALKSVSLQINKGEFVALMGPSGSGKSTLMNILGCLDTPSKGDYILNGINVSHMTDDALAEVRNQEIGFVFQTFNLLPRSTSLDNVALPLIYAGVAKKDRDKRATTALENVGLGNRVTHKPNELSGGQRQRVAVARALINDPSIILADEPTGNLDTKTSVEIMGLLEEIHSKGNTIILVTHEEDIAMHAHRIVRMRDGLIENDYLNTDIKTVSPRLSKLMETGENFEKMGHN, via the coding sequence ATGGAAAAACCGTTAATAGATATCAAAGAAATAGGCCGTAAATACGTGATAGGGACTGAGGTTATCCATGCCCTGAAATCAGTTTCACTTCAGATTAATAAAGGTGAGTTTGTGGCCTTAATGGGCCCCTCAGGCTCAGGAAAGTCAACTTTGATGAATATTTTGGGTTGTTTGGATACACCCAGTAAAGGAGATTATATCCTCAACGGCATTAATGTAAGTCATATGACTGATGATGCACTTGCTGAGGTAAGGAACCAGGAAATCGGGTTCGTATTCCAGACTTTTAACCTGCTGCCAAGATCCACCTCGCTGGATAATGTGGCTTTACCGTTGATTTATGCCGGGGTTGCCAAAAAAGACCGCGACAAACGTGCGACTACAGCTCTGGAGAATGTTGGTCTGGGAAATCGTGTAACCCATAAACCGAATGAGCTTTCAGGTGGTCAGCGGCAGCGTGTGGCTGTTGCCAGGGCATTGATCAATGATCCTTCCATTATTCTTGCCGATGAGCCTACAGGTAATCTGGATACTAAAACCTCTGTTGAAATTATGGGGCTGCTGGAAGAAATTCACAGTAAAGGAAATACGATCATTTTAGTAACGCACGAGGAAGATATTGCGATGCATGCACACCGTATTGTCAGAATGCGTGACGGACTGATTGAAAATGATTATCTGAATACAGACATTAAAACTGTTTCTCCCCGTCTTTCTAAATTAATGGAGACTGGAGAGAACTTTGAGAAAATGGGACATAATTAA
- a CDS encoding deoxynucleoside kinase: protein MHIAIVGNIGAGKTTLTSLLAKNYGWEALYEEVDNNPYLEDFYSDMKRWSFNLQIYFLNNRFQQIVDIQSNKRDVIQDRTIYEDAHIFAENLHEMGLMTTRDHQNYRDIFENITSFIKPPDLLVYLRASVPTLVNNIQRRGRDYEASIRLDYLSKLNEKYEAWIKNYQLGKLLILDKDKLDFTNNPEDLGTVIQAIEAEIHGLF from the coding sequence ATGCATATAGCAATAGTTGGCAACATAGGCGCCGGTAAAACAACTTTAACAAGCCTGTTGGCTAAGAATTATGGTTGGGAAGCTTTGTACGAAGAAGTAGATAACAACCCATATCTGGAAGATTTCTACAGTGATATGAAACGCTGGAGTTTCAATCTGCAGATCTATTTCCTGAATAACCGCTTTCAACAGATTGTAGACATACAATCCAACAAAAGGGATGTTATACAAGACAGAACGATTTATGAGGATGCGCATATTTTTGCAGAAAACCTGCACGAAATGGGCTTAATGACCACCAGGGATCATCAGAATTACAGGGATATTTTTGAAAACATTACTTCTTTCATTAAGCCACCTGATTTACTGGTTTATCTGCGTGCATCTGTTCCTACACTGGTTAATAACATTCAGCGCAGAGGCCGTGATTACGAAGCCAGTATCCGTCTGGACTATTTATCAAAACTGAATGAAAAATACGAAGCCTGGATTAAAAATTACCAGTTAGGTAAATTATTGATTCTGGATAAGGACAAACTGGATTTCACGAATAATCCGGAAGATCTGGGTACTGTAATACAAGCTATAGAAGCAGAAATTCACGGACTTTTTTAA
- a CDS encoding lmo0937 family membrane protein, translating into MGNLLYLVAVVLVILWVIGFFFHGFGDVGGLIHVLLVIAVIAIILKIINRAA; encoded by the coding sequence ATGGGAAATTTACTTTATTTAGTTGCAGTAGTGTTAGTCATCCTTTGGGTAATTGGCTTTTTCTTTCACGGATTTGGTGATGTAGGAGGTTTAATCCACGTATTACTGGTGATTGCTGTAATTGCAATTATCTTGAAAATAATCAATAGGGCCGCTTAA
- the trpS gene encoding tryptophan--tRNA ligase, whose protein sequence is MKEIVVSGIRPTGKLHLGNYFGAVANFIKMQHEYNCFFFIADLHSLTTHPTPGDLHGHVRNVLVEYLACGIDPETATIYIQSDVPDVTELYLYLNMNAYMGELERSTSFKDKVRSQPDNVNAGLLTYPSLMAADILIHKALKVPVGKDQEQHLEMTRTFGNRFNRLYNSDYFPEPFAFSYSANLVKVPGLDGKGKMGKSEGDANCIYLADSPENIRKKVSKAVSDGGPTEENQPKPEAIQNLFDLMKIVSTDDTIAHFDELYNKCQIRYGDFKKQLAEDMIIFNSPIRERIEEISKDSAYLRKVANLGAEKARESAKKTIKDVRELIGFKQF, encoded by the coding sequence ATGAAAGAAATAGTAGTAAGTGGTATACGTCCAACAGGAAAATTACATCTTGGCAATTATTTTGGCGCAGTAGCCAATTTTATAAAAATGCAGCATGAATATAATTGTTTTTTCTTCATTGCTGATTTACACTCTTTAACTACCCACCCTACTCCCGGTGACCTGCATGGCCATGTTAGAAATGTACTCGTAGAATACCTGGCTTGCGGAATTGATCCTGAAACAGCAACAATCTATATCCAGTCTGATGTTCCGGATGTAACCGAACTGTATCTGTATCTGAATATGAATGCCTATATGGGTGAGCTGGAAAGAAGTACTTCTTTCAAAGACAAAGTCCGTTCCCAGCCGGATAATGTGAATGCGGGCCTGCTTACTTATCCTTCATTAATGGCTGCAGATATCCTGATTCATAAAGCTTTAAAAGTTCCGGTAGGAAAAGATCAGGAGCAGCATCTGGAAATGACCCGTACTTTTGGAAACCGTTTTAACCGTTTATATAATTCAGATTATTTCCCTGAACCTTTCGCGTTCAGCTATTCTGCCAACCTGGTTAAAGTTCCGGGTCTGGATGGAAAAGGGAAAATGGGAAAATCAGAAGGTGATGCGAATTGCATTTATCTGGCCGATTCTCCGGAAAATATCCGTAAAAAAGTATCAAAAGCAGTTTCTGATGGTGGCCCGACTGAAGAGAACCAGCCAAAACCAGAAGCGATTCAAAATCTGTTCGACCTGATGAAAATCGTTTCAACTGATGATACCATTGCACATTTTGACGAGCTTTACAATAAATGTCAGATCCGTTACGGTGACTTTAAAAAGCAACTGGCCGAAGACATGATTATTTTCAATTCTCCGATACGTGAACGTATCGAAGAGATCTCAAAAGATTCAGCTTATTTACGCAAAGTAGCTAATCTTGGTGCTGAAAAAGCAAGAGAAAGTGCTAAAAAGACAATAAAAGACGTTAGAGAACTGATTGGGTTCAAACAATTTTAA
- the gatC gene encoding Asp-tRNA(Asn)/Glu-tRNA(Gln) amidotransferase subunit GatC, protein MNIDKATIYKVADLARIEIAEEEVGTLQADMNKILTFMEKLNELDTKNVEPLVYMNPEVNVWREDEVKQELTVSEGLKNAALHNEEFFLVPKILDK, encoded by the coding sequence ATGAACATAGATAAAGCGACGATTTATAAGGTGGCAGACCTGGCAAGGATTGAGATTGCGGAGGAAGAAGTGGGGACTTTGCAGGCTGATATGAACAAAATCCTCACCTTTATGGAGAAGTTAAATGAGCTGGATACCAAAAATGTGGAACCGCTTGTTTATATGAATCCTGAGGTGAATGTCTGGAGAGAGGATGAAGTGAAACAGGAGCTGACAGTCAGTGAAGGTTTGAAAAATGCTGCATTGCATAACGAAGAATTCTTTCTTGTACCGAAAATACTGGATAAATAA